In the genome of Erpetoichthys calabaricus chromosome 18, fErpCal1.3, whole genome shotgun sequence, the window atctcattgcatttttcacatattgtgtAATGTATTGAAGCCTTTTAAATGATacgaatatttttattttttgtttttaaattttgccaACCTCCTTAGAAAAATTTGGTTACAATATTTAATAGATTGCGATCAGGATTACTAGATAACCAAAATGTGTAATGTTTTTGATTTCAGGCTTGTAACAGAGACAGTACCTTATGGCTAAGAGTACTGTGATAacatcttattttttattgttcttagtTTCCGAGTGGTTATTATGGGCATTTTCGAAGTAAATCCCGGAATGACTACTTACAAGAATATCGTTTAGCAGCAAGACCCACCCCGCCAGAAAAGTTGGTACAGAGGCTAAAGGTACGGTAAATattctgtatgtatttatttctcaACAAGCAGATTTATGTGTACAGTTTTTCTAAGTCTGTTGATTATTTCTGCTGTATCCACACATTACTACATCTTAAGTTACATAATTACTTACAGTCGTCTTCTATAATaaaggaaacacattttaatttattgcagATTTGActctttcttctttcatctgtCTAATTTGTAAATGTCTTAGACTCTTACAGGGTCACATGGAATTAGCAAGGTGGTAACCAAACCAGAATGCGTCACCAGTCAATCACAGTGCACTTTCTTTCACACCAGACCAATTTAATTTcaccaaattaacaaaacatGCAAATGCTCAGAACATGCAGGGAAACCTTATCATGACATGAAAATGTGCAAATGCCACACTGATAGTGACCAAGCATACTCAAAGCCAATagagcatatttaaaaatgatttagacaaaatacagtatatatctaaacATTTTATGTATGTCGGTAATACTATAAGCTTGAATGTTAATCTTACATGTGTGTCAATAATTACCCACAGAAAATCAAAAGCCAGAAAGGCAAAATTTGCTTTGCTCCTTCTGTGCATTAGAGGTACTAACATGAATTCGGAATAATGTAGACTAGTGCTACCAAGTTATTCTGAGTAATGCTTGTCCTGTTTTCAGAACtgtgtcattttctgttttaaaaatatttgtttgaaaaGAATGTACAGATattgccttttttaattttttatgtagtCAACATAGACAGTGATTTGTGCTGTGCCTCAACCTTTTAGGGAGCAGGGTCTTATTCCCAGTGGTATCACtttgtgtgtggagtttgtacacaCGTTTCCTCCAGGAAGTGATTTTTCCCACTCATCCCACATAGAGGGTCTGTTATTTGGAAAGTTTAAATTGACCTGGTGTGAACAGGATTATTCAACTATAGTGTCAATGTGCATTTTCCTCTGTGTACTCTAGTTGTTCTCACACATCCCGTTAGGCGTACTGTTTATAGGTgactggggcggagtggtggctctgaggctaaggatctgtgctggtatcccgaaggttgctggttcgaatccccgtcactgccaaaagagatcctactctgctgggcccttgagcaaggcccttaacctgtaattgctccaggggcgctgtacaatgactgaccctgcgctctgaccccaaggggtatgcaaaaactaccaaattcctaatacaagaaattgtataaggcgaaatataAGGCGAAATCTTGACCAGTGTAACTGTGATTTTGGAGGTGTGTATGAGGCTGCCCTCTGGTGGACTAGATTTTGGACATCCAAAATCTGCTTCATGCTTTGTTCTTCTTATTGCTTGAATAGACTCCAACACTCATATACTGTACCTGAACTGAGGTAATCAGATTTGAGATAGTTCGTTGCAGAATGTAACTTAAAACAATCTTAGTGTTTAGCCTCCTGTGACCTTGTAAAAGaaattatttcagaaaaatatgtaataaaaaattttttttgtttgttttttttagtaaatcagatagatagatagatagatagatagatagatagatagatagatagatagatagatagatagatagatagatagatagatagatagatactttattaatcccaatgggaaatagcCATCTAGGGTTActtttcaggtgttattttgttgAGTACATAGAGTTCTCTTTGCACAGTACCTACTAATCAGATTCATGAATGCCTTTTAGGATAACCCCAGGAAGCACTCTTTTTCTGCTCATGACAACCGGCATGTTTTTCAGACCAATGCTCACTATTTTGAAAGTGTAagtggtttttatttttcatgtttgcttTTGATGCCACACAGTGACACAGCAATAGTGTAGCTGCTTCATAGTCCTAGCCCTTTTTCATACTGAAGAGGTATCTCTGTGGAGCTCCTATGTTCTGTTTATGCTCACATGTGTTCCACAGTCAACAACCACAAAACATATACAGCATTTCTATATGCAGTCCCAGCTACAGAACTGTATCTCAGTTTATAGATAGATTTATATTATGGAGGATTAAGTGACTTGCTGCTGAACACACAGTGATTCAGTGATGGAGCAGAATTGGCACTCTGTAGACCAACAGTAATACCATATTTTTGACACTGCCAGACAAACAGTTCAGTCCAGATGTGAATGTGAAACTGTGTCTGTGATGGACTTTTGTCACATTTTGAATGACATATTGAATTATCCTGTTTCTGCTGGCATAAACTCTAGCTACATATCACCTCTGgttccagggctggttcctgcattGTTTCAATTTGATTAAATTAATTGATCAACAAATAGATATGTACCTAACATTTTGCATATTCTATAATGACTGGAACATTTCTTGCTCAAAGAAGTATAACCAAGAAAGTAAACAAGAtaatttctgtttcttaatttgTTTCCTTTGTCACCAAGGGTTTAGgaagaaagaaagtgaagagcTCTGTGGCCCAGTCCTCCCGGTTTAATCCAACTTTAATTAGCTGGATGCCCTTGAAACTTGAGCTTTCTGGAACAGGTCCACTATTCAGCACTTACCGAAATGACTTCCACAACTCTTCAAGTGCTGGATTGTCTTTGCAGAACTCTTCTCAGCATACTGTAATGCCGATTTTGTCACCATCTGAGAGCTATAATACCACCTACCAACATGCCTACAGCCATTGTCAGCCTAATTCCAAGATTCAAACTAACATGTTGACAGGAAGAGTTTCCAGTGAGTCCCTGGTAAGGGAGGCCACTTACTCTTATTTTAATGGGAAGCCTGAGCCCTCCTTCTCCAACCCAAGAAGGCCAAAATCAACTCCATTGGTTACCCTTTCTGTATCAGACTGTCTCAAGTGGCACACAACAGGAAACTGACACTGACAATAcctctttttactttttcatcatGTGGTTAAGTATGTTAAAGTGAGTCATCTGTGCAATTGAGTTCCACCGTGTCTTTATCTATTATCGAAAGAAGAATATCAGATCAGtttgttttttgacaaaaaaCATAGCATTTCAAGATGGAGACAAACTTCACATGATGGTGACTAGCAGGTGAATTAGATTCAGGGCAATTAGAAATATTGGCAGTGGCTATGTTTGTTAACACAACAACGAAGGAGCCATCCATTGCTTGAGGGCAAAAGAATCAACATACTTATGGcgtaatttaacattttaaatatattgtgaactGTTCAGAAACTCTTCagtatactacagtatatgtctGTTGTCTGAAGGCATTTTGTCTCCTTACATGTGAC includes:
- the LOC127526237 gene encoding uncharacterized protein C3orf84-like, translated to MTGDITGSWFPSGYYGHFRSKSRNDYLQEYRLAARPTPPEKLVQRLKDNPRKHSFSAHDNRHVFQTNAHYFESGLGRKKVKSSVAQSSRFNPTLISWMPLKLELSGTGPLFSTYRNDFHNSSSAGLSLQNSSQHTVMPILSPSESYNTTYQHAYSHCQPNSKIQTNMLTGRVSSESLVREATYSYFNGKPEPSFSNPRRPKSTPLVTLSVSDCLKWHTTGN